GAAACTTTTATTCCACATCAACCGGACCGGAAGGTGAGAGTAAAATCCAAACGACAGAAGAAAGAAAAGCACCAACAAGTGAAACGACAGGTAGAAATAAGTGAATTAAAAATATGTATATGGTTGTCTTCCGTTCCGTGTATTAGCAATGTCCCGTGATGAGAAGCGACGCAAGTTCCATGAGGCCGTCCTTAACATGCTATATCCTCTTCCTCCGCAACAAGTTCTCTCTCTTCCTCTtcctttattatatatatatatatagatatatataatatgttCTCTGTATTTTCCTgcaacattttaatgaaatgtgAATGTAAATTTGTGCAGCCAAAAGATGAGAACTCGGCATTGGTGAACAATTTCAGTGAAGGTTTTGATCCAGATCTTGTTACAGGTCTAAAATAATGGATTAAATTCCCCAAATTAATTTGGTTAGTAATTTCTGTGGAAACTAGACCGACTCAAGGATTTTGTCTTTTGACAAAGGTATGCAGATGATTTTGGTGAGACTAGTTCGAACGCTTCCTCTAGCGACGACGACGATGATGGCGAAAGCGGATCTCAGAAGCTTACCAGAGCTCAGCGGAAGAGGCTTAGGAAAAAGAATCTGAAGATTGATGCTTCTCGCCGTGGCCAAATCGTTGGGCCCCTTTTACCTCCTCCAGGACCAGCTGCGAATAAAGAGAATTTTGGAGTTGAAAATCAGTCTTCACCAAGTGTTCGACGAAATGCTTCTGAGGAACCTGCCTCTAAAACAGACGAAAAGCCTGGTAAAGATTTCAATGTTTTGATAAACCCTTTTGCCAAACGAGTTCGATGATCCTTTACttgaaaacatatattttttttttgaagggtCAGGAGAGGCAGGTACTTTGATCAAGAGCAAAGTGAAGCAAAGGAGGATGGCAAAGAAGCTGGCCAAAGAAAGCTTGGTAGCCTCTCATCAAAATGAGAACTGCAACCGAGATCAGTAGAACTAATCCTCAAGTTAAGTTGTTGTGAATGGAGAAAAGACCTCCATTTTATGTTAAGAGTGTTCGTTGTTCCGGTTCATGAggaacatttttttttctttggtttatGCGTTATAAAATAGAGTAGCTGCAaactgtatttttatgttatgtgATTCTACAAGTTTGTCTACATTCACAGAGAGAAATAATGATTTCCACAATTGTAATTGGCCTCACAAATAATCTTTCCACAATTGCAGAGGAGATCTGGATATAGAGGCAATAATTTACATTTGATTGAAGTATAGGACCCGGTTATTTCAGTAAAACCTCTTTGTCAGTAATCTTAACTCCCCCACCAACCATTTTCTAAGAGCAACTCGAATGTTTGCTTAACATGTACAAatcatcccaaaatataattttttattttctcattcATCCACATCacttttgacacattttttcataaaaatgctTTAATGTTAAACCACTTCAAAAGTTGTCAACTATGGCcccatatattattatttaatatattattttgtaattataaatattgtcacactaaat
The genomic region above belongs to Humulus lupulus chromosome 1, drHumLupu1.1, whole genome shotgun sequence and contains:
- the LOC133777611 gene encoding uncharacterized protein LOC133777611, with product MSRDEKRRKFHEAVLNMLYPLPPQQPKDENSALVNNFSEGFDPDLVTDDFGETSSNASSSDDDDDGESGSQKLTRAQRKRLRKKNLKIDASRRGQIVGPLLPPPGPAANKENFGVENQSSPSVRRNASEEPASKTDEKPGSGEAGTLIKSKVKQRRMAKKLAKESLVASHQNENCNRDQ